The window CAACAAGCAGCGTCCTATTAATGATGAGTATTTGCGAGTGGCAGCGTCCGCCTTATTTTGCCTTCCCAAAATTGATCCCTTTTATAGATTCCGGTTGATAAAATTTTATGAGATGGCTGAAAACTCACTGAGAGCTCTGAAATCCTCAAGTTTACATTCTCTCCATAATGCATTCAGCATGCTCGAGACAGTTGGAATCAATCTCTTTCTTTATCCCTGGAAAAAGGAGTTCAAAAATATTAAGGTAAGACATCTTTTGTGTGACAGTAGTGAGAacgtgatttatttttcttttttaagacaTTCCATGCATTTCCCTTAAGATGACTCTTTTTCCTGCACGTTAGGCTGATGTATGTGTGTGACTGTGTGTAGAGCTGGTAAACAGAAGCTGTAAGAAAGGTAAAAGGCAAAGTTTGTACTGGTGAGGCTGTCCCGACAGCAAAGTACAAGCTCTGTCTGCATTTCTAAAGTAATTATAAAATAGAAGAAGAGCTTATTTTAAGGTTTTTGCTCACCTGTCCTGTTACTGTCCCTAACATCTACTCAGAGATGCTTTTACTAGGGTGAGTGATTAAGTTGTGTTTAAGCTCACCCATAGTTTTGGTTTGATGTTGCAACAGCTATTAATGCAGCATGAGCACTAACAGTCAGTGCAGGCTTTCAAGCTGACGCTTTGCTGGGGTTCCTGTGTGTAGCTTGTCAGTTCTCAATTAatgaaattttgattttaatgcACTTTTAAATCCTTCATGCCAGGACCTCGCAGTGAGGTGTAGGAACTCGTGCATTGCTCGGCTTGACTGCTGGAAGTCAGCTACGAGTTCTCTGCTGAcgattttctgttttatctgtgGCCTGTCCTTACGTTCTTACTCAAAGCTGCTGCAGCGTTTCCATAACGGATGCTGCAGGTGACTTGAACGTTTGAGGCTTGCAAGTtggataaaaacatttttggtttattttagtCTTTTGCAGGTTGTGTGCGCCAGTGATgggtatttttgcttttttcttaagACGCTTTTGCAGTTTAGCAGAGAATTTGAACGTTAATGGTGCATTTCATAGAtccatagaatggtttgggttggaagggaccttacagattctctagttccaacccccctgcagTGGGCAGGGACGTTTGAGAGTCTTCTCTCTCCTAAGAGAAGGCTGTGCCTTTCTTCGCTGTATCTGTATCACTGTGCTTAAGTTCTGGCCTTTTTGGTGCTGGCTGATCCAGCCAGGGTATGTCTTGACGCGCTGCTGCTACTGGCTTCAGTTGTGCTTTATGGATCCGGTAGCAGTTCTTTACAAAGACACGACGGGCAGGCTATTCCTCCCTGTGACCCCGACCAACTCCAGCTGTTAACAGCGTACCTCAGGTATGGCAGGTGCGAAGGGAACTTCGGCTCGTGCAAACTCCTCTCCGTTTTTGGGCTTTTTTAGTGGAAACTCTTGACCTGATACTAGATTAAAGAAAACAGGCACTGGAGTTGCATAGTAATTATACACCCGCAGACACCCCCACACAGAAGAGTGCATCTGAGTATATTTAAACCTGGATAGAAGAGGGTTGCGGTGCTCTTGCAGGAATGCCGAGCTCTTGTTATCTTCAGCTGTCGCATGTCCAGGGGGAATACATTAAATCTCTGCCTTTTGGCTTTTATGCTAGACTTCTAAACAGAGACATTGCTGGTACGTATAAGAGTTAATGTACAGGATAGTGAATTAAATCGGCAAGGAGGACATTATGCTAATCAGGCTTTCAGCTTGAACGAAAGTTCTCCTACTCTGAATTTGCCTCATGCAGAATTTCCATCTGCTGAACAGGAGGGATGCAGAAATGGGAGATGCATGTGTTCTCTGTCGTCGTTCTGTTTAATTCTGTAGTATCTGTCACTGAACTATCTGAACATCTCGTCCGCTGAATTTGTAAcctagttttccttttattctccccccccacctccttaGACCTACACTGGACCCTTCGTTTATTATGTGAAGTCTGCTCTAACTGAAGATGATGTAAGGCAGATTCTGAACTACATGGGCTATGTCCAAGAACTGGGAACAACGTATAAGCTCAAAGAGCAGGTTGATGCCATTCAGGTGAAAATGGTTTCATTTGAGCTCTTTTTGGCCAAAGTGGAATGTGAGCAGCTTCTTGAGATTCATTTGCAAGTGAAGGATAAAGGCTACTCGGAGATCGATGTCATAAACGAACGGAAAAACAGCAATGAAGATGTTAGAGGCTGCTCAGAAGCCATGAAGCGGCGTGCAGAGTGCAAGGAAAACTTGAACACCTCCATGGCACGCATGGTGCTTCAGAAGTCAGCAAGCGAACGGGCCTCTAAAGATTACTTCAAGCCGAAGGTGAGCAAGCCTTCTAAATCAGTAGACACATACGATAATTACTGGGAAAATAAGAAACCGCCTTTGATGAGCTCTTTGAGTCTCAGGAAAGAACCAATTCTAGTCGATGCGGAAGATGACATTAAGGACGAAATCATCCGTCCGTCACCCTCTCTCCTGACAATGTCAAGCTCCCCACATGCATGTTCTGATGAATTCTTGCCAACTTCATCTCATCACAACGGCATGTTAAGAACAAATGTCCCTTACAGCTCCTATTTTTCTGCTCAAGAGGACTTAGATTTATATACTGACCCCGATTCGAGAAGtatgttaaattttaaaagacaagaagCTATTAAACCTGATGTCTGGCTGCTAAGAAACGATGCCAACCCTGTTTACCACAAACGCGCCCATCTAGCCAAAGAGACAGCTTCCATCAAGTGCCAAAACTGTGGTGTACCTTGTGGCACTTCTGTTTGCCAAAAGTGTGACAATCTGTTCAACTCTAGGCAGGATTATCCAGCGGTGAAACAGAGCACCTACTCCATCAAACCGGTTCCAAACGACGGCTTGTCTCCTGCATCTGCTTTAAGAGAGAAATCTCAGTACACGTCACAGACTCAGAGTCAGGAGAGGGCTTCTCAGTTCAGTTCGAAATCCAAATCTTCAGGCACCTCACGCTGTGGCTTTTGTAACCGATCCGGAGCTGCAAACACTTGCACGTTTTGTTCAAAAGTCTCATGTGACACTTGCCTCAGTGCTTACTATTACGATCCCTGCTGTAGAAAAAGCGAGCTTCACAGATTCATGCCTAACAATCAGTTAAACTATAAGTCGGCCCAGCTGTCCCACGTAGTTTATAGATAGACTCGATCGGTCTGATttgcaggggaaggaaaaggggaggggaaagggctaTCACAACTTACGTTCTGACTCCACTGATGAGAAAAAAGCACTGACCTCTTACGGAAATGACATGCCCAAATATTTGGAACCATGGTTCAGTGATCGGGTGCCAGTTCTTGATTTTTGTGGCTTACCAAATGCTGCAGATACATTAGATTTCATGCTGCTATAATTTAGGTAACTCCTAAATAAATCATCGTTCCTTCTCAATTGAAATGGGGGAGAAgagcacatttttctttaaaacttggCAGCTGTTGCATTTTAGAAAAGTGACATCACACCTTTCACACCATTTTAGTCATCTTGCCCAAAGGAAACCATGCGAGGCTTTAAGAAATAAGATTCTCATTTTCTGGGGGTGATGGAACTACTGCCGGTTTTTGGTAAAGTATGACTTTAAAATGTGCAAGAAATATGTGAATGGCTTGTTTTGCCAACAAGGACTATTTTTCAAAGTGTGTCTGCATTTCTTGATCTCCGAAATGCAAACACCACAGCATCtcttcttttcatcttcatgtttcttccttctccccttaTGTCCCGGTTGTTTATCTCAAGCTTATATAATCCGAACAAtatgtgctttattttctagTGTTGCCAATATCATCCTGGTTTTTACTgtatggtattttaaaaaggtGAACCTGTGTTCATGTCACTTAAATTATGCCTAGAGTGTCGTCCTTCCAGATGAGTACcgattttcttcactttctgttGCACATGTATTAAGTACTGTTCTTTGTACTGTAAATAGGTAATTTggaaacagtttatttttaataaatatttaatatgttgAGTTTTTAAAAGTGGTAAAATCATTATAACTATGAAGTCTCTCTGGGTTATTTGTTCAGGTGGcgttttgtttttacttgtaCTGTATTTCACAGCTTGTTATGGTCACTGTGGCAGACTGATGTTATTGGCTCTGACCAATTTCTTTTaatctaacatttttttttccttctgataagGTTGCCACTAAATTAGATGGAGTCTTGTCTAAGAACTGCAAGATTTTGGTTCTTGGTGCACGCTTTTTCTTTGTGGTTATGGGAATTGTAAGTATCGATGTTATGCTTGTGTCCAAATTCACTGCAAAGTCTGTAGTGTAGTCCAGCAAGTAAAGCACTGGCCTGGTTAAAAATCAGAGCTCATTTGTGAATCCTGTTAAAGTAAACCTAACAACTATGGATGTGAATCAGATAATAGTATTTATCTGTATTATCGTAGCACATAGGAACCCTAGCTGAGAACCAGGACTCCATTGTGCTAGACTCTGTACAGTTTGACCCCCCCAAACAACACCCAGTTATGAATAGgctttagttttttttctttacagaaaatcCACAAGAATCCTTCTAACTTCTTTTATTCAAACTAGCTAGTTAGATCAAACTGTCAGGCAACCTAATCTGATGTGCAGaattaaatgtgtttaaagtatctgtataaaaaaaaaacaaactctagCTGAATTGTAAACTATGTAGTCCACTTTGCACTAAAATAATTCacttagggttttttttaaacactgttaGTCTAGGCTTCTAAACTTTAAATGTTCATTGATCCCTGTGTGACAGAGACGTGCATgaatggtctttttttcttgatttttgggggtggggggagggctTGAGGTAGGTTTAGGGGGAACTATATAGGCTAATGTTGTAAAATagctaaaataattttagcCATAAATGGGTCTCAGAAGTATTATGGAAAATAAGGTGAAACCTGAGTCTTACAGGGGGCTAAGAACAATAAGTCACTGTACAGTTTGCACTAAGAAACAAAGCGAATGGTGTGTGTTTAGCAATCAGGGAAATTTCTGAATCAAGTGACTGCAGCTGAACGTAATGTTCTAGGCGAGCATTGCCTTGCTGACCCTGAAGGTTGGGGGTAAATATTGTTTAGGTGAATGATTTTAAGGTTTTCAAAttcttgtatgttttttttataaatatatatatatataaatataacacAAATGTAGATACATCATGTATATAATGAGGAATTTAAGAACAATTTTACTATTAAAATTCAGTCTAGGGgtggttttcatttcagtggttATTTTTTGTTCATCTTCTGAAGTGTCATGCCCGTATGGCTGTTCTGCAGTGTATCTTCTAGTTCACTAGTTCAGTTTCCATATGGCTACTCACACTACAGTGAATAACTAAAACTGTGATGCCACGTAATTTTTACAGTGACTATAGCAGGGACTAGActtgctttggaaaagaaaagtcCTGTGTATATATGTCATGGAATACTGTATTACAAAACTGTGTTGAATTGAAGTGATACCATGCTCTATTTTTGTGTATCTTACTGTATGAGGTTGCTGTGATTGatacagtaaaatatatatgctaATTGAAAATGCAGGTGTTTTGCATCTGATTTGTTAAAACTAATTTATGTTTtgaaggaatttaaaaataaagaggcctttaagaaaaGGCTTAACTTTTCTTAAAGTTGAGTGCATGTAGCTGTCTGTTTCGCAACTGTGTTCTGCATGCGGAAGTGAGGTGGTGCACAGAGGTAATCTCGGGGGCCAAATGGGCAAGTGTGTCTGTATCGTGAACCTCAGCTGTGTGAAATGAGATGGACTGCCTGCAGAACgcaaagcttttttaaaaaaggtttatttttaagcctTAGCAGCATGCCTCTTGTTCCCTAAGAGCACGTAAGCCAGTGTCAGCAATCTGCAGCAGTCAGACTAATGTGGGGCAGCGAGCAGGTTTCACATGCCATGTGAAGCTAACCTACATTGATTTCCAGCCTTGACTCTCGATGTCACATGCAAGGTTTCTAACTAGCTTCCTGACGCAAGCTGTACCTCGCAGAAGATGCGATACTGCTGCTGTACTTTTTGGCACTTGAGCTAgacctcctgcctcctctttCATCCTGCTACCTCCGGAGCAGGATAATTTCTCAAGTTCCGAGCTAGATTACTTTGTCTTTTGTTCCTTGTGTTAAAAGCATGTCAGCTGAATGTCAGGTGAACGCTTAAGACGCCTCGAGCTCCATTTACACAAGTCTGCTAATCTTGCAATCTGTTGAGGTTACTGGCAGTATCAGATGTTTATAAAAATCAGGCTCCAGATAACTGCAGCATTACTGCAGGAAGTCTTACTCCTCTGTGCTTCTTGCGGTAATGCACTGCTGGTGCATATAAAACAAGATGATGCTGACATGGTCTGACATTTCCAATGACAGACCTGGGTGTCTGCTCTGTCTTTTGCTCCGAACAGAAGTTTAAAGGTTCTGTACGTTGTCAAGTAGCTTAAACTTGATGGTTTGAGCCAGCAGCtctttaaacttttctttttctggacaGTGACTTTGGATTCCAAGCATTTAGTATGTGTTTCTAATTatgctgcagcagctttttaGGGAAATAGATTCTCCTTTCTAGCATTTGTTTAGAAAGGGGAGATAACCTGAGTACTGTGTTAATTGCAATGACTGAGAGAAAAGCAGGAGGTGACTACAAATTAAGATGCTGATGTACCTGGTTTGGGCTCTAATTGAGTTAGTACTTCTTTGAAGTCAGGGGGAGTTAATTAGGTCTCTTAGCACAGCCATTGCTATCTAAGCAGCAAGTGCAGCTACAAATGTTCCCGGTTGTTATTTGTGAAGGAGATTCCATGCTCCCTTCTGAAAACAATGGGATGTGGTCATATTAGTCTAAAGAGTCTGTAAGCATGTAAACGTCTTAGATCTCTTGtataaaattaagtaaaattgGGCATTGTGGTtacttttcattactttttttctccagttgaTAATATTCctctagaaaatattttctatgacTTGTCTTGCCAGTCTGAAAGTGAACGGGCTAGGAATCAGTAATTAAAGAAGCTTTCTGTACTCCTACACCCCTGCTGCAAATACCACGGAGGGCAACCTTCTGCATCGAGCTACCGCGTCGAACGAGCAGACTTAGGGCATCAGACCTTCTGCAGCGCCGAGGAAGGCAAAAGGTTAAAATGTGCGATATGGCAGCAGCTCTCTCAGCTCTACAATCCTGCAGACCTGCCGCACAATTGAAGCTCTTCCATCTGAGGAGAGGTGTAGGAGAGCCAGAGAGCAGCTGCTTTGTTTGACAGGCTTGCTGCACAGATTTCAATGTGCTAATGTGTGGAAAGCCAGGCTGTTCCTCCCAGCACCCAAAGCTCTGCGCGCTGAAAATATCTTCGCATATTTTGTGCTGTGTAATGGGCCCCTGGTTCAGAGAGGGATCTAGAGCCCTGCTACAGCAGCACCTGCGCGGCGGGCGGGGATGTCGGCGCTGGTGGGCAGCTACTGCGGCCGCAGACGGGGCTGGAGTCCCAAAAGGCAAttgcagcacccagctgccaggtgagcagcaggagcagttGACCTGTAACCAGGAATTTAGAGCACATAGCAGTGCCCAAAGTAGAGCgatcctttattttctttatttttacccctctggctctgccctgctgctctcGCAGTGTGAGATAACCTGTGGGAGCCCTGGCTGTGTGGTGTTGGTTGTTCGGGGAACAGCAGCCTTGCTGCCCTGACCTCTGCAAAGGAAGGTGATCCACGGCAGTCCCTGCAAGCAGGGGAGATGCTGCCTTGCTGAGAGAGAATGGGGTGCTCCCACTTGGTTTCTGCTTTCCCACCACAGTAGTGGAGGCAGAGGGGCTCTGACAGTCCTCCTGCCGCTAAGCAGCTCCCGAAGTTGCCTGTGCTCAAAGCCAGGCATGGACTTGTACTGAACTCGGGAAGGCTTGGTGCAGAAAGAGGTGGGCAGGTGGAAatgttccagaaaaaaatgaagcaacctgctctgatttttttttttcccccctcagtatcaagaagaaatttctcttccaACTTGCAGAATCTGGGAAGCACT of the Anser cygnoides isolate HZ-2024a breed goose chromosome 16, Taihu_goose_T2T_genome, whole genome shotgun sequence genome contains:
- the SPATA2 gene encoding spermatogenesis-associated protein 2 gives rise to the protein MDTKYKDDLFRKYVQFHECKLSVSDNKQRPINDEYLRVAASALFCLPKIDPFYRFRLIKFYEMAENSLRALKSSSLHSLHNAFSMLETVGINLFLYPWKKEFKNIKTYTGPFVYYVKSALTEDDVRQILNYMGYVQELGTTYKLKEQVDAIQVKMVSFELFLAKVECEQLLEIHLQVKDKGYSEIDVINERKNSNEDVRGCSEAMKRRAECKENLNTSMARMVLQKSASERASKDYFKPKVSKPSKSVDTYDNYWENKKPPLMSSLSLRKEPILVDAEDDIKDEIIRPSPSLLTMSSSPHACSDEFLPTSSHHNGMLRTNVPYSSYFSAQEDLDLYTDPDSRSMLNFKRQEAIKPDVWLLRNDANPVYHKRAHLAKETASIKCQNCGVPCGTSVCQKCDNLFNSRQDYPAVKQSTYSIKPVPNDGLSPASALREKSQYTSQTQSQERASQFSSKSKSSGTSRCGFCNRSGAANTCTFCSKVSCDTCLSAYYYDPCCRKSELHRFMPNNQLNYKSAQLSHVVYR